In Candidatus Nitrospira nitrificans, one DNA window encodes the following:
- a CDS encoding SDR family oxidoreductase, translating to MKIVVIGGSGLIGARLVRQLDQRGHQGIPASPASGVDTLTGSGLTAALKDAQVVIDATNPASFESAAVMHFFGTSTRNLLSAEAGTTVQHHIVLSVVGADRMADVGYMRAKVAQEQLVQLGPMPYTIVRATQFFEFIKTITDLGTQGATVRLPPVLMQPIAADDVVAFLIEVAERPPCNRTIDLAGPDRIRLDEVARRLLNGGQDSREVLADHQALYFGGKLNDRSLVPAGHYCVGTTHFQDWLRSQSDRDTPCAYLDRFG from the coding sequence ATGAAGATCGTCGTCATTGGCGGCAGCGGGCTGATCGGCGCTCGGCTAGTCAGACAGCTCGATCAACGTGGGCATCAGGGCATACCAGCATCACCCGCATCGGGTGTCGACACGCTCACGGGCTCTGGACTGACAGCAGCGTTGAAGGATGCCCAGGTCGTTATCGACGCCACGAATCCAGCGTCCTTCGAGTCTGCCGCGGTCATGCATTTTTTTGGCACATCAACACGAAATCTCCTATCCGCTGAAGCAGGGACAACGGTGCAGCACCACATCGTGCTGTCGGTCGTCGGGGCAGACCGTATGGCGGACGTCGGCTATATGCGGGCGAAAGTGGCTCAAGAGCAGCTGGTCCAGCTCGGTCCGATGCCGTATACGATTGTTCGAGCCACGCAATTTTTTGAATTCATCAAGACGATCACCGACCTGGGCACTCAAGGCGCTACGGTTCGACTCCCTCCAGTGCTGATGCAGCCCATTGCAGCGGATGACGTCGTTGCCTTCCTGATCGAAGTGGCCGAACGCCCGCCATGCAACCGTACGATCGATTTAGCAGGACCTGATCGGATCCGCCTGGACGAAGTCGCGCGCCGTCTTTTGAATGGCGGCCAGGACTCTCGCGAGGTCCTGGCCGATCATCAGGCGCTCTATTTTGGCGGGAAGCTCAACGACCGATCGTTGGTGCCTGCCGGCCACTACTGCGTCGGCACGACCCATTTCCAAGACTGGCTCAGAAGCCAATCAGACAGAGACACGCCTTGCGCCTATCTAGATCGTTTCGGATAA
- the hemA gene encoding glutamyl-tRNA reductase, with protein sequence MHLIVVGLSHKTAPVEIRERLAVPESRLGEALTRLCSYSGVKEGVLLSTCNRVEVYSVVDDVEAGYGRIQEFLADTHLSLSSEQLTPHLYWHTGDRAIGHLFRVAASLDSMIIGESQILGQLKNAFEVALTHKTTGVIMNKVVKKAISVAKRVRTETKISEMAVSVSYAAVELAKKIFSDLHEKTVLLVGAGEMAKLAARHLIAHGVGHVRITTRTPQHAVDLAEKFGGTAVPFDQFKDDMASADIVLVSTGAAHYLVGAEDVHRAVEERMNRPMFLIDISVPRNIDPAVRHVDNAFLFDIDDLKHRVEQNRAERVQEAEKAERMVLEEVTTMLDWMKSLEVTPTIVALRNHVDDLKRAEVDKVLARLPHLSPQDREVVEGLASSIVNKMIHRTMVTLKAEVNSSNGPAFVEAARRFFSLDRHAAPIQQIETYRESPRCHTENPAESDAEDPVSEAAVHKRTR encoded by the coding sequence ATGCATCTGATCGTCGTCGGGTTGAGTCACAAGACGGCTCCGGTCGAAATCCGAGAGCGTTTGGCGGTTCCCGAAAGCCGTCTTGGCGAGGCGCTCACTCGCCTCTGTTCGTATTCCGGAGTCAAAGAAGGCGTCCTGCTCTCGACCTGCAATCGCGTCGAGGTCTATTCGGTTGTCGATGATGTGGAAGCCGGCTATGGGCGCATTCAGGAGTTTCTTGCCGACACCCATCTGTCGTTGTCTTCCGAACAGTTGACCCCGCACCTCTATTGGCATACCGGCGATCGAGCGATCGGTCACTTGTTCAGAGTCGCAGCCAGTCTTGATTCGATGATCATCGGGGAATCTCAAATCTTGGGACAACTCAAGAATGCGTTCGAAGTGGCGCTGACCCATAAGACGACCGGGGTGATCATGAACAAGGTCGTCAAGAAGGCCATCTCGGTGGCCAAACGGGTGCGGACCGAAACGAAAATTTCCGAAATGGCGGTCTCGGTCAGCTATGCCGCCGTCGAACTGGCCAAGAAGATCTTTTCGGATCTTCACGAGAAGACGGTGCTGTTGGTCGGCGCCGGTGAAATGGCGAAGCTGGCCGCGCGCCATTTGATCGCCCATGGTGTGGGACATGTGCGCATCACGACGAGGACTCCGCAACATGCGGTCGATCTAGCCGAGAAGTTCGGCGGCACGGCTGTTCCATTCGATCAGTTCAAGGACGACATGGCCTCCGCGGATATTGTGCTGGTGTCGACGGGCGCGGCCCATTATCTTGTCGGCGCCGAGGATGTGCATCGCGCGGTCGAAGAGCGCATGAACCGTCCGATGTTCTTGATCGACATTTCGGTTCCGCGGAACATTGATCCGGCTGTTCGCCATGTCGACAATGCGTTTCTCTTCGATATTGACGACCTGAAACATCGCGTCGAACAGAACCGAGCCGAGCGCGTGCAGGAAGCGGAGAAGGCCGAGCGGATGGTTTTGGAAGAAGTGACCACTATGCTGGATTGGATGAAATCCTTGGAGGTCACGCCGACGATCGTCGCGCTCAGAAACCACGTCGACGACCTGAAGCGGGCGGAAGTCGACAAGGTGCTCGCGCGATTGCCGCATCTGTCTCCTCAGGACCGCGAAGTGGTTGAAGGCCTGGCGTCTTCGATCGTCAATAAAATGATTCATCGCACCATGGTCACCCTCAAGGCTGAAGTCAATTCTTCGAACGGCCCGGCGTTTGTCGAAGCGGCACGTCGATTTTTCTCTCTCGACCGGCACGCGGCGCCTATTCAACAGATCGAAACCTATCGCGAGTCGCCGCGGTGTCATACGGAGAATCCGGCGGAATCGGATGCCGAGGATCCGGTTTCGGAAGCAGCAGTCCATAAACGAACCCGCTGA
- a CDS encoding Fe(2+)-trafficking protein, whose translation MDMAEVFCVTCGQSGEAITAPLFLGKLESEVKSKVCTSCWKKWEGMRVMVINEYQVNLGDESGRELVRKQMKAFLKLGEQVDSSKVAENYRPPTS comes from the coding sequence ATGGACATGGCAGAGGTTTTTTGTGTGACATGCGGTCAGTCCGGTGAAGCTATCACAGCCCCTCTGTTTCTTGGTAAGCTTGAGTCTGAAGTAAAAAGCAAAGTCTGCACAAGCTGCTGGAAGAAGTGGGAAGGCATGCGGGTGATGGTCATCAATGAATATCAAGTCAATCTCGGCGATGAGAGCGGCCGTGAACTGGTTCGTAAACAGATGAAAGCTTTCCTGAAACTGGGAGAACAGGTCGATTCGTCAAAGGTTGCCGAGAACTATCGCCCGCCGACCAGCTGA
- the argC gene encoding N-acetyl-gamma-glutamyl-phosphate reductase: MNKTFRIAIAGASGYAGAELVRLAAAHPYFTIAAVTSEKSAGQSVSSVFPSFKGIIDRQFEALAPEALTERADAVFLALPHTKSLDPVAACIKAGKPVVDLSADYRLKDAGTYEKWYHTSHSHPHLLRDAVYGLPELHRTAITTSKLVASPGCYPTAAVLQLAPLFAERLVQPETIVIDAKSGVSGAGRSPALAYHFPEAHESLEPYKIGQHRHIPEIEQELSGLMGTVGSVTVTFTPHLVPMNRGILSTAYCKLTRNMQLPDLRALYREHYKGERFIRLFEDVTPNPRYIKGTNYCDIGVYVDSRAGWVVTVAAVDNLVKGAAGQAIQAMNLMLGIPEETGLTAPGSYP; this comes from the coding sequence ATGAATAAAACATTTCGAATCGCCATTGCCGGAGCCAGCGGATATGCCGGTGCGGAACTTGTTCGCCTTGCGGCAGCCCATCCTTATTTCACCATCGCTGCCGTGACGTCGGAAAAGTCCGCGGGCCAGTCGGTTTCATCCGTATTTCCGAGCTTCAAGGGAATTATCGACCGTCAATTTGAAGCCTTGGCGCCGGAAGCCCTGACGGAGCGAGCGGACGCCGTTTTTCTCGCGCTGCCCCATACAAAATCGCTGGACCCCGTTGCGGCCTGTATCAAAGCAGGCAAACCTGTCGTCGATCTTAGCGCGGATTATCGGCTGAAAGACGCCGGCACCTACGAGAAGTGGTATCACACTTCGCATAGCCATCCACATTTGCTCCGAGACGCGGTATATGGATTGCCGGAACTCCATCGAACCGCCATCACCACATCGAAACTCGTTGCTTCGCCCGGATGTTATCCCACGGCCGCAGTCCTCCAATTGGCACCCCTTTTCGCCGAAAGACTCGTGCAACCGGAGACCATTGTGATCGATGCAAAGTCCGGCGTTTCAGGAGCGGGACGGAGTCCGGCCCTGGCCTACCATTTTCCAGAAGCGCATGAATCCTTAGAGCCCTACAAAATCGGCCAACATCGCCATATTCCCGAGATTGAACAGGAACTTTCCGGACTGATGGGCACCGTCGGTTCCGTGACCGTGACATTTACGCCCCATCTTGTACCGATGAACCGGGGGATCCTGAGTACGGCATACTGTAAACTGACGCGGAACATGCAACTGCCTGACCTTCGAGCCTTATACCGAGAGCACTACAAAGGGGAACGGTTCATTCGGCTCTTCGAAGACGTGACGCCCAATCCGCGTTACATTAAGGGAACCAATTACTGCGACATCGGCGTGTACGTGGATTCACGGGCCGGCTGGGTCGTCACCGTGGCGGCGGTCGACAACCTCGTCAAGGGGGCTGCCGGTCAGGCCATTCAAGCCATGAATCTCATGCTCGGTATTCCTGAGGAAACAGGGCTGACGGCTCCCGGCAGTTACCCATAA
- the argJ gene encoding bifunctional glutamate N-acetyltransferase/amino-acid acetyltransferase ArgJ, which translates to MKSKTVGITAPLGFQAAGIHCGIKKSGLLDLALCVSDVSGPIAGVFTKNRVAAAPVLLDRRHLRSRRGRAIIVNSGNANACTGEQGLGAAKAMATAVAQQLSIPTHQVFVGSTGVIGRMLPIDRITTAVPTLIARLSISGSEQAAQAILTTDLKPKTVAVQRPIGGRVVTIGGMAKGSGMIHPNMATMLAYLTTDAAIAPAALQQALRAATNQSFNCMTVDGDTSTNDTVLCLANGLAKNRPIQQDTKPYRDFERLLTDAAQELALMICRDGEGVTKVVTIRVQGASTTAAAKRVADTIATSNLVKTALFGEDANWGRVMAAIGRSGVAIDPDKVTVRFDDIVMVQRGIGMGLEAEQKIAQVFKRKEFTITVQLGQGRAHAHMWTTDLSYDYVRINASYRS; encoded by the coding sequence ATGAAATCAAAGACCGTGGGTATCACTGCACCGCTGGGGTTTCAAGCCGCTGGAATCCATTGTGGGATCAAGAAATCAGGCCTGCTCGATTTGGCCCTCTGCGTCTCCGACGTCAGCGGGCCGATCGCCGGAGTCTTCACAAAGAATCGTGTTGCGGCCGCACCGGTGCTCCTGGATCGGCGCCATCTTCGGTCGCGTCGCGGGCGAGCCATCATCGTCAACAGCGGAAATGCCAATGCCTGCACGGGTGAACAAGGGCTGGGGGCGGCGAAGGCAATGGCGACGGCCGTGGCACAACAGCTCTCCATTCCCACGCACCAGGTATTCGTGGGGTCGACCGGCGTGATCGGTCGTATGCTGCCGATTGATCGCATCACCACGGCCGTCCCAACCTTGATCGCACGTCTCAGTATTTCAGGAAGTGAGCAAGCCGCACAGGCGATTTTAACCACGGACTTGAAGCCTAAAACCGTCGCGGTACAAAGACCCATCGGCGGTCGCGTCGTCACCATCGGCGGCATGGCCAAGGGTTCCGGCATGATCCATCCGAATATGGCCACTATGCTGGCCTATTTAACGACGGATGCAGCGATCGCCCCGGCTGCCCTCCAGCAGGCATTGAGAGCGGCAACCAATCAATCCTTCAACTGCATGACGGTGGATGGCGATACCAGCACGAACGACACAGTTCTCTGTCTGGCGAATGGCCTGGCCAAAAACCGACCGATTCAACAAGATACCAAGCCCTATCGCGACTTCGAGCGACTCTTGACTGATGCCGCGCAGGAATTGGCTCTCATGATCTGTCGCGACGGAGAAGGGGTCACCAAGGTCGTCACGATTCGAGTGCAGGGAGCCAGCACGACGGCGGCGGCAAAACGAGTCGCAGACACCATTGCGACATCAAATCTGGTCAAGACCGCGTTGTTTGGGGAGGATGCCAATTGGGGAAGGGTCATGGCTGCCATCGGACGATCGGGCGTTGCGATCGATCCTGACAAAGTGACGGTGCGATTCGATGACATCGTCATGGTACAACGCGGGATAGGAATGGGACTGGAAGCGGAGCAGAAGATCGCGCAGGTCTTCAAACGGAAGGAGTTTACGATCACCGTCCAGCTTGGGCAGGGGCGCGCCCATGCCCACATGTGGACAACAGACCTCTCGTATGACTATGTCCGTATTAATGCAAGTTATCGATCTTAG
- the rsmI gene encoding 16S rRNA (cytidine(1402)-2'-O)-methyltransferase produces the protein MTSINRLHQSGTLYVVAVPIGHPDDVTVRAIEILGKVDLIASEDPKVTQRLLTHHGIQATVTSYGPRNLQEKAAVLLQRLQQGGHIALVSDCGSPLVADPGQLLVAAAHAHGIPVVPVPGPSAIIAALTAAGLSCDSFYFLGHLPNRASHIDRCLLTSLKREVPTVAFCTKTSVARALKTLGELAPVRPVVVAYDLTKPNESVIRGTACEVLERLYPTRGGDVTLVLAGTDGTESDDHGVRHAQSFSSRRIKTR, from the coding sequence ATGACTTCGATCAATCGGCTCCATCAGAGCGGAACACTCTACGTGGTCGCCGTGCCCATCGGACATCCCGACGATGTAACCGTGCGCGCCATTGAGATCCTCGGCAAGGTAGACCTGATCGCCTCCGAAGATCCAAAAGTGACGCAACGACTTCTGACGCATCACGGCATTCAGGCCACCGTGACGAGCTACGGACCCAGAAACCTTCAAGAAAAAGCGGCGGTGCTTCTGCAACGGTTACAGCAAGGCGGTCATATCGCATTAGTATCGGATTGTGGTTCTCCCCTCGTCGCCGACCCCGGCCAGCTTCTCGTCGCGGCTGCCCATGCGCATGGCATTCCCGTGGTTCCGGTCCCCGGTCCTTCTGCGATTATCGCGGCTCTGACTGCCGCAGGACTCTCCTGCGACTCCTTCTATTTTCTTGGACATTTGCCGAATCGAGCTTCACACATCGACCGATGCCTTTTGACTTCTCTGAAGCGGGAAGTGCCGACTGTTGCATTCTGCACAAAGACATCGGTCGCGCGCGCGCTGAAGACCCTTGGCGAGCTCGCTCCCGTCCGCCCTGTGGTTGTGGCCTACGACTTGACGAAACCGAATGAGTCCGTCATTCGCGGAACGGCTTGTGAGGTTCTTGAGAGACTATACCCTACTCGTGGAGGGGACGTGACACTCGTTCTTGCAGGAACAGATGGGACAGAATCGGATGACCACGGCGTGCGTCACGCTCAGTCGTTCTCCTCTCGACGGATCAAGACCCGATAG
- a CDS encoding cupin domain-containing protein — MSSPLLAQQAEVTPLFSKDLVDMPGKEGLMVTVNFPPGSTDSVHRHNAHVFIYVLEGSIVMQVEGGKPVTLTPGQTFYEGPNDVHTVGRNASDTKPAKFVVFFLKDKQAPVLVPVK; from the coding sequence ATGTCTAGTCCTCTTTTGGCACAGCAAGCTGAAGTCACGCCGCTGTTCTCAAAAGATCTTGTCGACATGCCCGGCAAAGAAGGACTGATGGTCACTGTCAATTTTCCTCCTGGTTCAACCGACTCAGTACACCGGCACAATGCGCATGTGTTCATCTATGTGCTCGAAGGCTCTATTGTCATGCAGGTCGAGGGAGGGAAACCTGTGACCTTGACGCCGGGACAAACCTTCTACGAAGGGCCGAACGATGTGCATACGGTGGGACGAAACGCGAGCGATACCAAGCCGGCAAAGTTCGTGGTGTTCTTCCTCAAGGACAAGCAGGCGCCGGTGCTGGTACCTGTCAAGTAG
- the rpsI gene encoding 30S ribosomal protein S9 codes for MAVVTQYATGRRKCAVARAWVTGTEGDITVNDKPLEKAFPRLTLRQIIQLPLEMAGLMGKYSISATVYGGGPTGQAGALRHAIARALVAMTPATRGPLKKEGLLTRDSRVKERKKYGQKGARKRFQYSKR; via the coding sequence ATGGCAGTGGTGACACAATACGCAACGGGACGGAGAAAGTGCGCAGTGGCCAGAGCCTGGGTCACTGGCACCGAAGGCGATATTACCGTGAACGACAAGCCGTTGGAGAAGGCGTTTCCTCGTCTCACCCTCCGGCAAATTATCCAGCTCCCGCTTGAAATGGCCGGCCTGATGGGGAAGTACTCAATCAGCGCGACCGTCTATGGCGGTGGCCCGACCGGACAAGCCGGCGCCCTCCGTCACGCCATTGCGCGAGCGCTCGTGGCGATGACTCCGGCAACCCGCGGCCCCCTGAAGAAAGAAGGATTGCTCACTCGGGATTCTCGCGTGAAGGAACGCAAGAAGTACGGACAGAAGGGCGCGCGCAAGCGGTTCCAATACTCCAAGCGCTAG
- the rplM gene encoding 50S ribosomal protein L13 produces MMTYFENPTQVKETWHLVDAEGKTLGRLAARVASILRGKHRPTFTPNVDMGDHVVIVNAEKIQLTGDKMDTKLYHRHTGYPGGLKTASAAHVFRKDPTQLLTKAIKGMLPKTPLGNGMARKLRVYVGSDHPHQAQRPQSISL; encoded by the coding sequence ATGATGACGTATTTCGAAAATCCGACTCAAGTAAAAGAAACCTGGCATCTGGTGGACGCTGAGGGGAAAACCCTAGGTCGGTTGGCGGCTCGAGTCGCGAGCATCTTACGGGGGAAACATCGCCCGACCTTCACGCCGAATGTCGATATGGGTGATCATGTGGTCATCGTGAATGCGGAGAAGATTCAATTGACCGGCGACAAGATGGACACCAAACTGTACCACCGTCATACAGGGTATCCGGGAGGGTTGAAAACCGCCTCCGCCGCGCACGTGTTTCGGAAAGACCCGACGCAGCTCCTGACCAAAGCGATCAAGGGCATGCTTCCTAAGACCCCACTTGGCAATGGCATGGCGCGGAAGCTCCGCGTGTATGTCGGGTCCGATCATCCCCATCAGGCCCAACGTCCCCAATCTATTTCTCTCTAG
- a CDS encoding RrF2 family transcriptional regulator, whose amino-acid sequence MALYASRVEYGLHCLLFLVGRSGSVKANVADLAKLQGISPTFVAKLFTKMKRGGLVTASEGAGGGYMLARPPEEITVWDAVAALEGSKALFKCTEVRLNCALFDASPPAWAKKGVCSIHAVMQEAERRMRQTLDAYTLADLAQQVERKAPKEFLNEVNAWFERPQARPGEHLHRKR is encoded by the coding sequence ATGGCGCTTTACGCTTCCAGGGTTGAATATGGGCTGCACTGCCTCCTTTTTCTCGTCGGCCGGTCAGGCTCGGTGAAAGCGAACGTCGCGGACCTGGCGAAGTTGCAAGGCATCTCACCAACTTTTGTCGCCAAACTGTTCACTAAAATGAAAAGGGGTGGCCTGGTTACGGCCAGCGAAGGGGCAGGCGGCGGGTACATGCTGGCACGTCCACCGGAAGAGATCACGGTTTGGGATGCGGTCGCGGCCCTGGAGGGCAGCAAGGCGCTCTTCAAATGTACGGAAGTTCGCCTGAACTGCGCCTTGTTCGACGCCTCACCTCCGGCGTGGGCAAAGAAGGGCGTCTGTAGTATTCACGCAGTGATGCAAGAGGCGGAGCGCCGCATGCGACAAACACTCGATGCGTATACGCTTGCAGACTTGGCTCAGCAAGTCGAGCGGAAGGCGCCGAAGGAGTTTCTGAACGAGGTCAATGCCTGGTTCGAGCGGCCCCAGGCCCGCCCTGGTGAGCATCTCCATCGGAAGAGGTGA
- a CDS encoding sulfurtransferase TusA family protein — protein sequence MDEQLTPPSSDVELDLRGVICPYNFVKTKLKLETLKQGQVLSVLLDDGDPIRNVPRSVENEGHTVLSRERIDQAYRVLIRREEND from the coding sequence ATGGACGAACAGCTGACCCCTCCTTCATCCGATGTCGAACTTGATCTTCGCGGCGTGATTTGCCCCTATAACTTCGTGAAGACCAAGCTCAAGCTGGAGACCTTGAAGCAAGGGCAGGTGCTGTCCGTGCTTCTCGATGACGGAGATCCCATCCGCAACGTTCCTCGTAGCGTCGAGAACGAAGGCCATACCGTACTGTCTCGAGAGCGAATCGACCAGGCCTATCGGGTCTTGATCCGTCGAGAGGAGAACGACTGA
- a CDS encoding bifunctional nuclease family protein translates to MITQMQVKGLMFDPYNNAYIVILRDEDQSEMLPIWVGKSEASSISLAIENVAPPRPMTHDFMKAYLDAFNAKVISVVITDLNEHTYFAKVHLTYADSEYTVDSRPSDAIALALRTQAPIFASESVIRKQSSEELDQWLENLKPEDFGKLDS, encoded by the coding sequence ATGATCACGCAGATGCAGGTCAAGGGGCTCATGTTTGACCCCTACAACAATGCGTATATCGTCATTCTCCGAGACGAGGATCAATCGGAAATGCTTCCGATCTGGGTCGGAAAATCGGAAGCCAGTTCGATCAGTCTGGCGATTGAGAACGTCGCCCCTCCCCGCCCTATGACTCATGATTTTATGAAAGCCTACTTGGATGCGTTCAATGCCAAGGTCATTAGTGTGGTGATTACAGACCTCAATGAACATACCTACTTTGCCAAAGTTCACTTGACCTACGCAGACTCGGAGTATACCGTCGATTCACGTCCAAGTGACGCCATCGCCCTTGCGCTTCGGACCCAAGCTCCGATTTTTGCGAGTGAGTCCGTGATTCGGAAGCAGAGCTCGGAAGAACTCGATCAGTGGCTGGAAAACCTGAAGCCCGAAGACTTCGGAAAGCTGGACTCCTGA
- a CDS encoding bifunctional nuclease family protein, with protein sequence MEEHAPQTTEPLIQLEVNRVVEDSTTDTRIVVLTRADGASDLFMVWVGASEGEAIRRALDTSTTPRPMSHDLIKSFGEHLGVKMERAVLTDVKSSTYYATVFLENKGVVRTIDSRPSDAFALALRCRAPIYVTQDVWTRRSGQNLDAWLSKLETKNIGAQEV encoded by the coding sequence ATGGAAGAGCACGCGCCTCAAACGACCGAACCATTGATACAACTTGAGGTCAATCGAGTCGTAGAAGACTCGACGACGGACACGAGGATCGTCGTCCTGACCCGAGCCGACGGCGCGTCAGACCTGTTCATGGTATGGGTGGGAGCATCGGAAGGTGAAGCGATCAGACGTGCCCTGGATACCTCGACGACGCCACGACCGATGAGCCACGATCTGATCAAGAGCTTCGGCGAACACCTCGGCGTCAAGATGGAACGAGCGGTCCTCACGGATGTCAAGAGCAGCACCTACTATGCAACCGTCTTCCTCGAAAACAAGGGAGTCGTGCGCACCATCGACTCCAGGCCGAGCGACGCGTTTGCCTTGGCGCTCCGCTGCCGCGCGCCGATTTATGTGACGCAGGACGTGTGGACGCGACGCAGTGGTCAGAATCTGGATGCGTGGCTGTCCAAACTGGAAACGAAGAATATCGGGGCCCAAGAAGTCTAA
- a CDS encoding cytochrome C assembly family protein codes for MAAVCFMVTMVLYFAATVSFLAYLLRRSEALSNVSLTITAAGFLSHTIGLVIRIVEVSTSAPPSFSDALSFFSWMIILVFVVVEFRHRIYVLGSFMVPLALVSLVSSAALPETAPTLQPVFKTLWFHVTLSMLGTVGFTVAFVAGVMYLIQDRLLKSKQFNVLYSKLPALDFLDHLNQQSIVLGFPLLTLGIVTGAISAEFARGSYVSWNSEQIGALVTWVFYFVVLLGRLTVGWRAKRAAYLTVIGFACVILTLVGVVLKET; via the coding sequence ATGGCAGCCGTTTGTTTCATGGTCACCATGGTTCTCTACTTTGCGGCGACGGTGTCGTTTCTTGCCTATTTACTGCGACGTTCCGAAGCCTTGTCGAATGTGTCATTAACGATTACGGCGGCCGGCTTCCTCTCGCATACCATCGGTCTCGTCATTAGAATAGTCGAGGTCTCAACTTCGGCGCCGCCCAGCTTTTCGGACGCCCTTTCGTTTTTCTCTTGGATGATCATTCTTGTGTTCGTGGTCGTTGAGTTTCGCCATCGGATCTATGTGCTGGGGTCCTTCATGGTGCCCTTGGCCTTAGTCTCCTTGGTCTCGTCTGCTGCCCTTCCGGAAACGGCCCCCACGCTTCAGCCTGTGTTCAAGACCTTATGGTTTCATGTCACGCTCAGCATGTTGGGAACGGTGGGATTTACCGTTGCCTTCGTGGCAGGAGTGATGTACCTGATTCAGGATCGACTCCTCAAGTCGAAACAGTTCAACGTTCTCTACAGCAAGCTGCCGGCGCTCGACTTTCTCGACCATCTCAATCAGCAATCCATCGTCTTGGGATTTCCCTTGCTGACCCTGGGAATTGTCACGGGAGCCATTTCGGCTGAGTTTGCGCGCGGATCCTATGTCAGTTGGAACTCCGAGCAAATCGGGGCGCTGGTCACCTGGGTCTTTTATTTCGTCGTGTTGCTTGGACGGTTGACCGTCGGGTGGAGGGCGAAGCGCGCGGCCTACCTGACGGTCATCGGGTTCGCCTGCGTCATTCTCACATTGGTCGGCGTGGTGCTGAAAGAAACCTAG